One genomic region from Candidatus Zixiibacteriota bacterium encodes:
- a CDS encoding aminotransferase class I/II-fold pyridoxal phosphate-dependent enzyme → MQMERLNKALTAAVNELKAKGTAKGKELVITGVKPATKTNCPRFYVEGYGDKEFIKMNSNSYMGLSLRKDMIEAEEEGAKTFGVGPGAVRFISGTYKVHTNLEEKLAKFLGREAGMIFSSAYVTSLGVLVPLCTAETVFISDELNHNCIIQAMRLSRPSGKFIYKHNDMADAEAKIKEAIGQGKRALVVTDGIFSMRGDNAPLDVLIDLCHKYNDKFEEGIVSVVDDSHGIGAFGKTGRGTEEYCNTRCDVLIGTLGKAFGVNGGFVVSSAAVIEFLRETAPMYIYSNPITVSEAKAATRALQILDSDEGRKIVAHVAAMTKRFEDGIVKAGFETIPGPHPVVPLMVRDTARTADIVKWLKEHGVLATGLNYPVVPKGSEEIRFQITGEHQPADIDYVIDVLNKYQQAHK, encoded by the coding sequence ATCCAAATGGAAAGATTGAACAAAGCCCTTACGGCGGCGGTGAACGAGCTCAAAGCCAAAGGTACTGCCAAAGGTAAGGAACTGGTTATTACGGGCGTGAAGCCGGCGACGAAGACTAATTGCCCGCGCTTTTATGTCGAAGGTTACGGCGATAAAGAATTCATCAAAATGAATTCCAACTCTTATATGGGTCTGTCGCTTCGCAAAGACATGATCGAGGCCGAAGAAGAAGGCGCCAAGACATTCGGCGTCGGGCCGGGCGCCGTGCGCTTCATCAGCGGCACCTACAAAGTCCACACCAACCTCGAAGAGAAACTGGCCAAGTTTCTCGGTCGCGAAGCGGGCATGATTTTCAGCTCGGCTTATGTTACGAGCCTGGGCGTGCTGGTTCCGCTCTGTACCGCCGAAACCGTGTTTATCTCGGATGAGCTTAACCACAACTGTATCATCCAGGCCATGCGCCTCTCGCGTCCGTCGGGCAAGTTCATCTATAAGCACAACGATATGGCCGATGCCGAAGCCAAGATCAAAGAAGCTATCGGACAGGGCAAGCGCGCTCTGGTTGTGACCGATGGTATCTTCTCGATGCGCGGCGACAACGCTCCGCTCGATGTACTTATTGACCTGTGCCACAAGTACAACGATAAATTCGAGGAAGGCATCGTCAGCGTGGTCGATGACTCCCACGGTATCGGCGCGTTCGGCAAGACCGGTCGCGGCACCGAAGAGTACTGCAATACTCGCTGCGATGTTTTGATCGGTACGCTCGGCAAGGCGTTTGGTGTCAACGGCGGGTTTGTCGTCTCCAGCGCCGCGGTTATTGAGTTTTTGAGAGAAACCGCCCCGATGTATATCTATTCCAACCCGATCACTGTTTCCGAGGCGAAGGCCGCCACAAGGGCGCTGCAGATTCTCGACAGTGACGAAGGCCGCAAGATTGTGGCTCATGTCGCTGCGATGACCAAGCGCTTTGAAGACGGTATTGTGAAGGCGGGCTTTGAGACCATTCCGGGTCCGCATCCGGTAGTGCCGCTCATGGTGCGTGACACTGCCCGCACGGCTGATATCGTGAAGTGGCTCAAGGAGCACGGCGTGCTGGCGACCGGATTGAATTATCCGGTGGTGCCGAAGGGTTCCGAAGAGATTCGCTTTCAGATTACCGGCGAACACCAGCCTGCGGATATCGATTATGTGATCGATGTCTTGAACAAGTACCAGCAGGCACACAAGTAG
- a CDS encoding L-threonine 3-dehydrogenase codes for MMKILVTGAVGQIGSELTLELRKIYGAGNVVAGGNRTKPSGKLLESGPFEICDCTDIKQVESVVKKYKINVIHHLAAILSAVAEAKPTLAWNVNINGMYNVLEVAREHKCAVFVPSSIGAFGPTTPLDNTPQDTVQRPTSMYGVTKVAGELLCDYYFKRFGVDTRGLRYPGIISNETLPGGGTTDYAVEIFYEAIKHKKYTCPLGAGTFLDMMYMPDAIKGAVELMEANASKLKHRNAFNVTAMSFDPEILAAEIKKHIPGFKMDYNVDPVKQGIANSWPNSMDDSAARAEWGWKPEYTLPVMAKDMIDVLSKKLA; via the coding sequence ATGATGAAGATTTTGGTTACGGGAGCGGTGGGCCAGATCGGGTCCGAACTGACGCTGGAACTGAGAAAAATCTACGGCGCCGGCAACGTTGTCGCGGGCGGAAATCGCACCAAACCGAGCGGTAAACTTCTTGAATCCGGTCCGTTCGAAATCTGCGACTGCACCGATATCAAGCAGGTCGAAAGCGTAGTCAAAAAATACAAGATCAATGTCATTCACCACCTCGCGGCCATCCTTTCCGCGGTCGCAGAGGCGAAGCCAACCCTGGCCTGGAATGTCAATATCAACGGTATGTACAACGTCCTCGAAGTTGCCCGCGAGCACAAATGCGCGGTCTTCGTGCCGTCCTCCATCGGCGCCTTTGGTCCGACCACGCCGCTGGATAACACTCCGCAGGACACCGTGCAGCGTCCGACCTCCATGTACGGCGTCACCAAAGTCGCCGGCGAACTCCTGTGCGACTACTACTTCAAGCGCTTCGGCGTCGACACCCGTGGTCTTCGTTATCCCGGCATCATCTCCAACGAGACCCTCCCCGGCGGCGGCACGACCGACTACGCCGTGGAAATTTTCTACGAGGCCATCAAGCACAAGAAATACACCTGTCCGCTCGGCGCCGGCACTTTCCTCGATATGATGTACATGCCCGATGCCATCAAGGGCGCTGTCGAACTCATGGAAGCGAATGCATCGAAGCTGAAACACCGCAACGCCTTCAACGTGACGGCCATGAGTTTCGATCCGGAAATTCTGGCGGCAGAGATAAAGAAACACATCCCCGGGTTCAAAATGGATTACAATGTCGACCCGGTCAAGCAGGGTATTGCCAATAGCTGGCCCAACAGCATGGATGATTCCGCCGCCCGCGCTGAGTGGGGATGGAAACCGGAATACACCCTGCCGGTCATGGCTAAGGACATGATCGATGTACTTTCGAAGAAGTTGGCCTGA
- a CDS encoding QueT transporter family protein, producing MISQRVKHIAMGGVIAALYVVLAVVFLPISFGVYQVRFAEALTVLPFLTPAAIPGLYIGCLLANIMGGMGWLDIAVGPLFTLLAAFATRWVRNRFGNTLTGVSLAPLPAVLFNAFGVSFYLAPIMGVNYWFAVQMIGVGQLIACYVLGVPLLLLLRNRSIFV from the coding sequence ATGATCTCCCAAAGAGTTAAGCATATCGCCATGGGAGGGGTTATTGCCGCGCTTTACGTAGTTTTGGCGGTGGTATTTCTCCCGATTTCTTTTGGCGTTTACCAGGTTCGTTTTGCCGAGGCGCTCACGGTCCTTCCGTTTTTGACCCCGGCGGCAATCCCCGGTCTGTATATTGGCTGTCTTCTCGCTAACATCATGGGCGGCATGGGCTGGCTCGATATCGCCGTCGGCCCGCTTTTTACCCTTCTCGCGGCTTTCGCCACCCGCTGGGTCAGAAACCGGTTTGGAAATACCCTTACCGGCGTCTCTCTGGCTCCCCTTCCGGCAGTCTTGTTCAACGCCTTTGGCGTCTCCTTTTACCTTGCCCCGATAATGGGAGTGAATTATTGGTTCGCGGTTCAAATGATCGGTGTCGGACAGCTGATTGCCTGCTATGTATTAGGCGTACCGCTATTGCTTTTGCTAAGGAATCGCAGCATTTTCGTTTGA
- a CDS encoding YafY family protein, with product MGMNKYDRMLHILNLLRTRRNLNAARLADECGVTERSIYRDIISLSEMNVPIYYDNGYKLASDNFLPALNFTADEYHLLRLALESSPLIKAGGYEEVFKSVKAKIDNCLSEQVRKETKFAPTTTHIENPLSGEREKGEKYYDVIEQAIAGCRRIKVDYESISSGRSARIIDPYFIVFRGHAFYFVGYCHTRKDFRTFRVDRVHNVEILSDIFIKNSDIRPQTYFEGSWSVFSGEPVTVKAVFSGTAARVVSSNKHHPDEMVEPLDDGRVRYATTVRGIEEIQRWLIGFGDQVEVLEPDNLRKSLARIGEYFRTLYK from the coding sequence ATGGGCATGAACAAATACGATCGGATGCTTCACATCCTCAACCTTTTGCGCACACGAAGAAACCTCAACGCCGCTCGGCTCGCCGATGAATGCGGGGTGACAGAGAGGTCCATCTATCGCGACATAATATCACTGTCGGAAATGAATGTTCCAATTTACTACGACAACGGCTATAAACTCGCTTCCGACAATTTTCTGCCGGCGCTGAACTTCACCGCCGATGAATATCACCTGCTCAGACTCGCTTTGGAATCCTCGCCGCTCATAAAAGCCGGAGGCTACGAGGAAGTCTTCAAGAGCGTCAAAGCCAAAATAGACAACTGCCTTTCCGAGCAGGTCCGCAAAGAAACAAAGTTCGCGCCGACAACAACCCACATCGAAAACCCTCTGTCCGGCGAGAGAGAAAAAGGGGAGAAGTACTACGATGTTATCGAGCAGGCGATCGCCGGGTGCCGACGAATCAAGGTCGACTACGAGTCGATTTCTTCGGGACGATCCGCCAGAATTATCGACCCTTACTTCATAGTCTTTCGCGGTCACGCCTTCTATTTCGTGGGGTATTGCCATACCCGAAAAGATTTCAGGACATTTCGAGTCGATCGCGTTCACAATGTTGAGATACTTTCTGACATTTTTATCAAAAACTCTGATATCAGACCGCAGACATATTTCGAGGGAAGCTGGAGTGTTTTCAGCGGTGAGCCGGTCACGGTAAAAGCCGTTTTCTCGGGTACTGCCGCCAGGGTGGTGTCGTCCAACAAACATCATCCGGACGAAATGGTCGAACCCTTGGATGATGGCCGGGTGCGCTATGCCACCACGGTGCGCGGAATCGAGGAAATCCAGCGCTGGCTCATCGGATTCGGCGATCAGGTCGAGGTGCTTGAGCCGGATAACCTCAGAAAAAGTTTGGCGCGAATCGGCGAATATTTCCGTACTCTTTACAAATAG